The Bdellovibrio sp. NC01 genome includes the window CAGAATTTGTTCTTTAGTCATCATACCGGTTCCTTACTGTCGCCTAAATTCTTAGACAGACTTTCTGTAAAGGTTCAATTCATGCATCAAAGTCGCATTTAACTTTTCTGCCTGACGTAAAGAGGCTTTGTTATCCAATGAAATCCAAGTTCCACCGAAAGTCCTATAACCACGACGCTTCAGTGCCGACATAATATCGTAAAGCATCACACCATTAAGACCACGTGATTGGAACTCTTTATAAACGGAATAGAAAATGATCGTCGCTGATTCGCGACGGAGTTTATGCATTAAGAAATGATATGGCGTCGTAATACCAAATTTCGAACCGATCGCTTTTAAGAACGGATTCAAATTTGGGATACAGATCAAAACGCCCACCGGCTTGCCTTCGTAGTTGGCAATAACCGAAGTCTCTTTATCAATGATCAGCATCATGTCTTTAGCTTGGAAATAAATTTCTTCAGAAGTCAGTGGCACGAACATCGGGTTTTCAGAAAACCCATGGTTCAAACACTGTCTCATCGCTTCCATAACTTTTTCTAAGTTATCACTTTGTAGTTTTTCAAACGTATACTTCGGATCTGCCATGATCTCTTTTTGTTTTGGACCAAGCAGGCTTTCAGGATTGAATGCTTGAATATCTACTTCATGAGTGACCATTGGGAATGTCGCTTCATAGCCACACTTTTCCAAAAGCTTCGCGACGTATTCCGGGGCAAACACTTGATCCGTGTAGTGATAATTTTTATGAATTTTTGTTACGACACCGATCATCTGCATCGCCGTCATGTTGAAGTTACCAATCACTTCATTGCAACCATGCGACTTCGCGAACTCTTCCGCTTTTTTAAGTAGCGCTTGCGCGACCTCAACATCATCAATCAAATCAAAGAAACCGTAATAAGCTCTTTTCCAACCATACTTTTCATTCGATGCATGATGGATATGAGTCAGAATGCGACCCGCCAACTTACCGTTTTTGTAAGCGGTGAAATAAGAAAAATCCTTTTCTGTTCTGAATAACGGATTTTTCATACTTAAAAAGCGTTCAAGGTCCATTTTCAACTGTGATACAAATGGAAAATCTTTTGGATAAACCACTGACGGAGTTTTGAAAAAGTCGTTAAAGTTCTTCTCTTTAATTTCAACCATAGTGGCTCCCTTTACAGCGCCCAGCGGACGCCGACGCTGCCTTGCACGCCGTACAACAAACGAAACTCTGTATTTTCTTTTCCGAATGAGCTAAGAACTTCAAGATATCCAGTCCACGCATCACTTAATGCTTTATCCGCGCTGACTTGCACAACACCCGATTGATCCTGCATTGATAAAATATTTCTCATGTACAGGCTGGCATCTTTCTTTTTACCCAAATCTGGGACGCGCAAAGAAAGATACAGGTAGTTCTGACCTGGCAGTTCCAACCCTGAGTGCGA containing:
- a CDS encoding GNAT family N-acetyltransferase, encoding MVEIKEKNFNDFFKTPSVVYPKDFPFVSQLKMDLERFLSMKNPLFRTEKDFSYFTAYKNGKLAGRILTHIHHASNEKYGWKRAYYGFFDLIDDVEVAQALLKKAEEFAKSHGCNEVIGNFNMTAMQMIGVVTKIHKNYHYTDQVFAPEYVAKLLEKCGYEATFPMVTHEVDIQAFNPESLLGPKQKEIMADPKYTFEKLQSDNLEKVMEAMRQCLNHGFSENPMFVPLTSEEIYFQAKDMMLIIDKETSVIANYEGKPVGVLICIPNLNPFLKAIGSKFGITTPYHFLMHKLRRESATIIFYSVYKEFQSRGLNGVMLYDIMSALKRRGYRTFGGTWISLDNKASLRQAEKLNATLMHELNLYRKSV